atataCGAATATAATGCATGCATTGTCTTGTTGTGTTctaacttttgttttgcaggttacacttttataagctgaaattgattctacggtattcatgagtttacaaaaggcctttcattgttatgcctgaagttaaGGAGTAAAAGAAATTGGTGTGCAATGGACTGAGGATTTAAATACGAGGTGTACAATGGCGATTGTGCACCCGGCGCAAGACCTGCGgtcaatcctccataaactgcaAATGGTAAAGCGGTTTTCTAAAGGCTATATAATGTTTTCACCACCAGCCGCTTTAAGAagtcatgcttcagggggagtaaactcgtagaatcatAGGCTGGAATTAAACgcgctgtactctttttccttcatcaaggttttgtcccCAGGGGTTTTtgttgtcaaggttttaacgaggcagcatataCGTGTTCAGCACCATTATCGAGCGGcgtccgttgtactcttttcctttggtctggttttgtcccacgtggttttccagacaaggtttttaacgaggcaacatgctTATCGACGTCGGCATTATTCTGAATTTTGGtggtcaggttttgtcccaagcggTTTTCCTGGCACaagcgttcaggttttgtccccaaATGGTTTTCCTAACACAATTTTTTATGGTGGAAGTATTTCTCGGCGCTAAGGTTttatcccaagtggttttcctggcgtaaatcttgtcaaagaaaatattttgtggcGGCGACCACCCTCTTTCTAAGCTCGGgttttgtcctaaatggttttcctgacgcaactTTGATAGAGGAAGCATTTCATGGCGGTGATCAAGCTCACTCCTAGTTCAGGtttttcctaaatggttttcctgacacgATTTCGGCGACGGGAGAAAATGTGTACTACCATCATCACTTTAAAGCTACCAGTGTTGTACCCTTTTTCCTTCGACCAGTTTTTGTCCCAGTTGAATTTTTctggcaaggttttaacgagacaacaaATTTGCTCGAATTTTATCCCATCAGGTATTACCGGCAAAGCATTAACAAGACAGTATTCTTAAAATGGTGGTCCAAAGGGGAGTATTGTGTAAACAAGTGTTTGGGACGTGGCCCACCGTATGATCGTCCAGAACACTCCAGTTTTTACTGGACTCAATTTTGGATGAGAACCAGTCCAACTAGATAAGGTTAATCACTTTCTTAAAGAATTAAGTTTACCCTTAATTTGACACCTAATAGCCATACGTGGTTGTATAGTATCTCACTCTGCACTTTACACTTTGGCTATAAATAGCTTTCTCTGTTTAATGTAAAATGTAACAAACATTTTGAATGAAATAAAATCCTCCTTTTCCCACTTTCATGTATCTACTTCTTGGTTAGTGCTAGTGGTCAGTATATACCACTAATATAGACGATCCCGTATACTCTTTAGTATTACTAAAAACCGAGTCAAAGAGTATTAGTTAGTTGGTATTCCAATACGTCCTCCATTACATAACACGTTATCGGCACGAATAGCTCGATGCCGCCAATTGATAAATCAGTGTTCGACGATGTTTATGCCAAGCTGTCGGGATGATACCCACAAAGCCATATAATCAACTTTACAATTTATATTTGTGTTTTgagttgaatttgtgtttttgatttcttgatCAAATTGAGGCAACTTAGTAGGTTGTAATGTTGTGTAATTATTAGAGTTTACATTCCTTACACAACTTCTGGTACTAGTACCTGACCTAAGTCAAATTGTTACAATTTCATGTTCAGGTTATTATAATAGGTTGTTTTGAAACGTATCTGCAATTTATAAGTATATATATTCAACTTTCTGCTGTAGCAACAATGAGTTATGCATTTCGAGGAGCTAGACCTGATATTGAAAGTGGGTGTGCTAGAGTTATTCCTCATCAACGTCCTTCATTGGTATTATTCAACATTTCCTTGGTTAGCAGTAATTTAAAATGTGAGACAATTTCGTGGGCTTTGTGATTTATTGTGTTTTATGTTGATTCTTTTTTGATTATCAGAGAATACGGGCATCACCGCCGAATAATACCAActcctttgcttttcttttcactGGTACTATTATGCCTATCTATAAAATGCAACTACAATTGACATTTGTTGTGATTACCTATGTTCACATGAGTTTTAATTGTTTGATTCTGCAGTTTTCATGCTGTTCATGATACTAAACTCTAATCAGATATCACCAAGATTTATGGTATGATTAGGTTATTAGAGTGCGAGAGTTGAAAATTAGAAGTTTCCTCAAATTGGTAATGTATGCTGTGTGCAATACAGATATTTAATGGAGTCATTTTTGTAATTCCATCTTTTGTAGGTTCGGTTAGTTTTCGGTGTTTTTCTGGTGGCCGAAATCTTTCGAATGTATGAAATATGCAGACAAATTCAAGCTCAGTCCCAGGTTCATGCTGGGGGTTCCAGTGATGCACTGCAAGGTCAAACAGAGTGGCGGTTGCACATGCCGTCATCGTTGGCAATTGCAGCAAGAGGTGGATTGCAAGGTTTAAGACTCCAGCTTGCACTAGGTTATAATTTTGATGAACTAGGTATACGACACTTGAGCGCATTTTTGGTTATGTACTAGGTTATTTTTCAGGCAGATTTGCGATGTATGACAATTCCTCAAGTTACTATCTACATATGATTAAAGGCCTAAAGGATTGTTTGAAAGGCCAATTTTCTAATGGTAtcgaattgttttaatttctcttGCAGAATTTGAAACTCTGGGTGCAATTGATTCGTATAATGTTTCCCCTGCTCCCTCAATGATTGAGGAAGAGATTAATGCCCTTCATGTTCATAAGTACAGGGTTACGGGTGAGAAAGGCAAGTATTGTGTTTGTTCTCGCAACTTGTATGTAGTGTTTTCTTTCTCTTACTTAATCTCCATAGGTGTCCTTGTTATTAGGAAAGTATGAAATGTTTCTAACATTTATCCTTCAATTTTTGTTCTACAGTGAAGATGCATTACAGGAGCAAAGCTCCTCTGCACCCGCAGCTGAGGTTTCTGTTTTGACTCTCTTCATTCACATAATGCACTACTACACTTACCAGTTTGTAGTTGTCTATGAAAAACTGGTTGCACTGAAATTTCCTACATATTGTACAATTTTACCAGATCATTTCCCCTGTTACAAATAATGTTCCGTTTCTTGTTATATAAGGTTACTTGTCATGTATTGATTTTTCCTCACTAGCAGAGTCATCAAGTTTCTGGTGAAGCAGAGGCTATTCCAAAGGCACCTGTGGATGAACTAACTTGTAGCGTCTGCTTGGAGCAAGTGAATGAGGGAGAAATCATCCGTACCCTTCCATGTTTGCATCAGGTGTGGCGTGTGGGCCCCTCAGTTTATCACCATTCAAGCACTTACCTTTTGTTATTGTTTATTTATGCTGTAGATGCTATATGCTCTGTACTAGTTGTGGAGTCTAAACTTCATTTTTCGTTGTAACCATCTCTTTGATCCTTGTTTTCTTGACGAGCGCAGTTCCATTCCAGTCCCATGGCTACGGCAGCAAGGTACATGCCCAGTCTGCAAGTTTAGAGCAAATGAATGGCAGGAATGATGCAGGTACTGGAATGTATGATGGTTCCCCTGTGGCGTGACGGTATACTCTCAGCCTTCAGAGTCTCAGGTTCATATACATCCACCTTGTAGTAAAAATAAATGTGGCGATTATGTATATGTAGGTATTAGAAAAATCAAGTTACGAGGATAATTAGACAACACCTAAGGAAGTTTATTATTTATAACAAACATGTACGCAGTCTTTATTTATGGACTGCAGCTTTAGCGTTTTGAGTTTTATTCCTGTCGTACTTTGTCATACATGCAAGTAATCAAAAAAAACAATAATCTTGGATATGTAAATTTAACAGTAATTAGTCTCTGAAATATGGTCTATGAGTTATCAATAATCAGTTCATTTTAAACTGTGCTATCCAACGTTCCATCTTGACATGAAACTTGTTGTTGTCAAATTAACTGTTTCATCTACTTTTGTTCCTGATCCCTTAGCAGTGACACCACTCGTTTTAGGTGTAAATGAATCCAATTTTGTTCTTGTATTATTGGCCCTAGACTAACGATCTTGGTCATATAATGACATTTAAACTGCCCCGTTAAAATTGTCTTTCTTTtgagatatttatattaattgaTGAGTACAAGAATTTTGTCTGCAGCCATTTTTATCTGTATCTCcaacattttattttaatttgcaTGTTACTAGGGTCAATTATATTAGCCAGATTTTATTTATATTAAATTTCTCAGACAATTTTCTCCATGAAATTATTATTCTTTAAGATAGATGCAGAGGTGGTCAATCCTAAACAAAACTCCAATCTAAGTCCATCCCAGGAACAAAAGACAAATCGAAGACAAGCTACTCCTAAAAGAGTATCCTTTCCCCTCGCTGGAAAAAATCCAGGGTGAAATCTAGTAAATGTCAATGTTTTCAAAGAAAACTATTCTCTTTACTGTCCATTTAGGTTTTTGTATCCGAATACAACGTTCCCACTGTAGTGCTGAGCGTAAGGAGACTCAAGTAGTACCGGTTCCACCTACCAGTGGGTCAACAACTTGTAAGTTTCTAGTCTAAATTTCATCTGCGCACTTGCTTTTGCCAATATCGTCAAAGCGAGCAGCAATAGTCTTGGTGTGTTCAATGAAAGTTACTGTTGTGCTTGGCTAACACTACAAACATACAAGTTTCCATTTTTTCCATCAGAAATTGATGCCCTGTCTAGCCATCTGCATTCTCTTCCTTGTTATACGCTAAGTAAATTTCTTAAATTTCAGGGACCTTAAAGCTTGTGCTTTTACTATGCAGCCAGAGCCTGATAAAAATAAAGGATTTCAGGGGAATTTTCGGGTAGGAAGCTTGTTGATGGTGCTACACCAAATCAAATGCAGGTACAATTACATTTTTACTTTGAATTGTTCAAATGTAAGGAATTTGGGAATactcaattttaatttttatattgATTTGAGAATTAGAAGACCTGCAAGAATCAGCACCATGGACTTC
This is a stretch of genomic DNA from Papaver somniferum cultivar HN1 chromosome 1, ASM357369v1, whole genome shotgun sequence. It encodes these proteins:
- the LOC113360548 gene encoding E3 ubiquitin-protein ligase SDIR1-like, yielding MSYAFRGARPDIESGCARVIPHQRPSLRIRASPPNNTNSFAFLFTVFMLFMILNSNQISPRFMVRLVFGVFLVAEIFRMYEICRQIQAQSQVHAGGSSDALQGQTEWRLHMPSSLAIAARGGLQGLRLQLALGYNFDELEFETLGAIDSYNVSPAPSMIEEEINALHVHKYRVTGEKGKYCVCSRNFEDALQEQSSSAPAAEVSVLTLFIHIMHYYTYQFVVVYEKLVALKFPTYCTILPDHFPCYK